One Nomascus leucogenys isolate Asia chromosome 22a, Asia_NLE_v1, whole genome shotgun sequence DNA segment encodes these proteins:
- the LOC115832460 gene encoding patched domain-containing protein 4 has product MVTYTMTSSLYFIAFGMGASPFTNIEAVKVFCQNMCVSILLNYFYIFSFFGSCLVFAGQLEQNRYHSIFCCKIPSAEYLDRKPVWFQTVMSDGHQQTSHHETNPYQHHFIQHFLREHYNEWITNIYVKPFVVILYLIYASFSFMGCLQISDGANIIKLLASDSPSVSYAMVQQKYFSNYSPVIGFYVYEPLEYWNSSVQDDLRRLCSGFTAVSWVEQYYQFLKVSNISANNKSDFISVLQSSFLKKPEFQHFRNDIIFSKAGDESNIIASRLYLVARTSRDKQKEVIEVLEKLRPLSLSKSIRFIVFNPSFVFMDHYSLSVTVPVLIAGFGVLLVLILTFFLVIHPLGNFWLILSVTSIELGVLGLMTLWNVDMDCISILCLIYTLNFAIDHCAPLLFTFVLATEHTRTQCIKSSLQEHGTAILQNVTSFLIGLVPLLFVPSNLTFTLFKCLLLTGGCTLLHCFVILPVFLTFFPPSKKHHKKKKRAKRKEREEIECIEIQENPDHVTTV; this is encoded by the coding sequence ATGGTCACCTATACCATGACCAGCTCCCTGTACTTCATCGCTTTTGGCATGGGTGCCAGCCCTTTCACAAACATAGAGGCTGTGAAGGTCTTCTGTCAAAACATGTGTGTCTCCATTCTGTTGAACTACTTCtacattttctccttctttggcTCCTGTCTGGTCTTTGCTGGCCAACTAGAGCAAAACCGCTACCACAGCATCTTTTGCTGTAAGATCCCTTCTGCAGAATACCTGGATCGCAAACCTGTGTGGTTCCAGACAGTGATGAGTGATGGGCATCAACAGACGTCCCATCATGAGACGAACCCCTACCAGCACCACTTCATTCAGCACTTCCTCCGTGAACATTATAATGAATGGATTACCAATATATATGTGAAGCCATTTGTCGTCATCCTCTATCTCATTTATGCCTCCTTCTCCTTCATGGGGTGCTTACAGATCAGTGACGGAGCCAACATCATCAAGCTACTAGCCAGTGATTCGCCAAGTGTTTCCTATGCCATGGTTCAGCAGAAATATTTCAGCAACTATAGCCCTGTGATAGGATTCTATGTCTATGAGCCTCTAGAGTACTGGAACAGCAGCGTCCAGGATGACCTAAGAAGACTCTGTAGTGGATTCACTGCAGTGTCCTGGGTGGAGCAGTACTACCAGTTCCTGAAAGTCAGCAACATCAGTGCCAATAACAAAAGTGACTTCATCAGTGTCCTGcaaagctcatttttaaaaaagccagaATTCCAGCATTTTCGAAATGATATCATCTTCTCCAAGGCAGGGGATGAAAGCAATATCATTGCTTCTCGCTTGTATCTGGTGGCCAGGACTAGCAGAGACAAGCAGAAAGAAGTCATAGAAGTGTTGGAAAAGCTGAGGCCCCTATCCCTCTCAAAGAGCATCCGATTCATCGTGTTCAACCCCTCCTTTGTCTTCATGGACCATTACAGCTTGTCTGTCACAGTGCCTGTTCTGATTGCAGGCTTTGGTGTTCTCCTGGTGTTAATCCTGACTTTTTTCCTAGTGATCCACCCTCTGGGAAACTTCTGGCTAATTCTTAGCGTCACCTCAATTGAGCTGGGCGTTCTGGGCTTAATGACATTATGGAACGTCGACATGGATTGCATTTCTATCTTGTGCCTTATCTACACCTTGAATTTTGCCATTGACCACTGTGCACCACTGCTTTTCACATTTGTATTAGCAACTGAGCACACCCGAACACAATGTATAAAAAGCTCCTTGCAAGAGCATGGGACAGccattttgcaaaatgttacttCTTTTCTTATTGGGTTAGTCCCCCTTCTATTTGTGCCTTCGAACCTGACCTTCACACTGTTCAAATGCTTGCTGCTCACTGGGGGTTGCACACTTCTGcactgttttgttattttacctGTGTTCCTAACGTTTTTCCCCCCTTCCAAAAAGCAccacaagaaaaagaaacgtGCCAAgcgaaaggagagagaggaaattgAATGCATAGAAATTCAAGAAAACCCGGATCACGTCACCACAGTATGA